A portion of the Oncorhynchus masou masou isolate Uvic2021 chromosome 11, UVic_Omas_1.1, whole genome shotgun sequence genome contains these proteins:
- the LOC135548774 gene encoding H/ACA ribonucleoprotein complex subunit 2-like protein: MTKAKKEKAIKEDAGATETGGTENGVTEKSYQELIANINPIANPLATKKLSKKLYKCVKKASKLKQIRRGVKEVQKFINKGETGIVVLAGDTLPIDVYCHLPVMCEDRSLPYAYIPSKVDLGSSAGSKRPTCVIMIKSHEDYKKAYDECFDEVSALPKPL, translated from the exons ATGACAAAGGCAAAGAAGGAAAAGGCCATCAAGGAGGATGCTGGAGCGACGGAGACCGGAGGGACGGAGAACGGAGTGACAGAGAAATCGTATCAAGAGTTGATCGCAAACATTAACCCAATCGCGAATCCACTGGCCACCAAGAAGCTAAGCAAGAAACTTTACAAATGTGTAAAAAAGG CATCCAAGCTCAAACAAATTCGCAGAGGAGTGAAAGAAGTCCAGAAGTTCATCAACAAAGGAGAAACTGG CATTGTGGTGTTGGCTGGGGATACTCTTCCAATCGATGTTTACTGCCATCTACCAGTCATGTGTGAGGACAGGAGTTTGCCATATGCCTACATTCCCTCAAAAGTG GACCTTGGTTCGTCTGCTGGCTCAAAGCGGCCCACCTGCGTCATCATGATCAAATCTCATGAGGACTATAAGAAGGCCTATGATGAGTGTTTCGATGAGGTTTCTGCCCTGCCTAAACCCCTCTGA
- the LOC135548775 gene encoding grpE protein homolog 2, mitochondrial-like — MAVCCLFLVRKSLNCAGRLQLFLSNDHRALIGLYSTAAKHWGTGDNCNGDDTTDDSSHVMTNVKLLEMRASKLEEQVRELTERYKRAMADSDNVRKRTQKFVQDAKLFGIQSFCRELVEVADLLEKTTDNLQEEEGQRLAQVQDRLQGIFTKHGLNKMSPVGDKYDPYQHEIVCHTPAEGGEPSTVTVVKQDGYKLHGRTIRHAQVGIAVMRQEQD, encoded by the exons ATGGCCGTGTGCTGTCTTTTCTTGGTTCGGAAAAGTCTCAACTGCGCCGGCAGATTACAACTATTTTTGTCGAATGATCACAG GGCTTTGATTGGCCTGTACAGCACAGCGGCAAAGCATTGGGGAACAGGTGATAATTGCAATGGTGATGACACCACAGATGACTCCAGCCATGTGATGACCAATGTGAAACTGCTGGAGATGAGGGCCAGCAAGCTGGAGGAGCAGGTCAGGGAGCTCACG GAAAGATACAAAAGGGCCATGGCTGACTCTGACAATGTTCGAAAAAGAACTCAGAAGTTTGTCCAAGACGCCAAGCTTTTTG GGATCCAGAGTTTCTGCCGTGAACTGGTTGAGGTGGCTGACCTGCTAGAGAAGACTACAGACAACCTGCAGGAAGAGGAGGGCCAGAGGCTGGCTCAGGTCCAGGACAGGCTGCAGGGGATCTTCACAAAGCACGGCCTGAATAAGATGAGCCCTGTTGGGGATAAATACGACCCTTACCAGCATGAGATAGTGTGCCACACTCCTGCTGAGGGAGGGGAGCCCAGCACCGTTACTGTAGTGAAACAGGATGGGTACAAGCTCCACGGACGCACCATTCGTCATGCCCAAGTGGGCATTGCTGTGATGAGGCAGGAGCAGGACTAG